In Deefgea piscis, the genomic window AATTTAGCCCGAACATAATTAAAATAACCCCAGAAACCACTACTCTATCTTCCGTTGATCGCAAAGGTAATGATCCAGCGTGTATTCATGCAGCGGGAGATGTGCTATCGGTGCTTCAAATTCCGGTAAAAGGGCAATATGAGAAAACTAGTGACTTCGAGCTGCGATTACAAAAAGACAATGAAGAGCTATCAAAAATGAAGTTGTGCGGGAATCTATCTCTTAGTGACACCTTCGCAATTAAAATCCCCGCAATTAAAACCTATAATGCAGATACTGAAAAACTAACTGTATCAATTAAATTTGATACAGCTAGAGATACCGGCTGTGGTGTCTTTGTTGGTGCAGGCCATGTCGAAAAGAAGGGCAAAAGCTATATGGGGCAAAATGGTTTTGGCGTAAAGAAATTAATATCTACATATACAGTCAAAGAGCGAATAATTGCTGACGATTATTCCTACAAACGTACCTGTCCAATCTCTGATGTCCAGCTATCTAGAACCCCCAGCGAAGCAAAAAAAGGGCAGCGTATTGCTGCTTTATATTTTGGCAAGCTGATTAAGCCTTACTCTACTTCAATTGATTACGAAGACACCCCAACTATGGACAATCCACAGCATGTGTTTTGGACAACGACTCATACTAAGGTAGAGTGGGTTGATTATGTATATTTTGATGAAACTACTGGAGAGGTATTAACTCAATAAAATTATAACCCGCTTCTAGCGGGTTTATTTTTAACCACCATCATTGCAAAATAGAGAAACCAATTGTTGGTTTTTTTCTCTAATCACATTGGCTAACTCAATTAATTCTTTGCAACTGCAATCGCTAGTTGTTGCATTTCTGGTAGCTGCACTAACCTCTGGAATCGTATATTCATGGGTTAAAGTTGGTTTGGCACCCAATACCCGCAACTCTTCTGCCACTTTTTTCTGACTTCGCAAAATCACATAGAGCCGCAAAATCAAATCCACATGGCTTTCAACTGGCGTGCTTAAGTGCGCCAGCACCTTATCGTGCAATGCCAATTGATCGATATGAAAATCACGATATTTAATGTGGTGAGATACGGCAGTGTCGAACTTCTTAAATTCGTATTTATTCGCATCAAACTGCTGAATTAGCACTATTTTTTCTCATTTAGCGTATTGATCTCTACACGAACTACATCACGGACAGCATCAATAATTTGGGATAAATCCAAATTAGAAACCTTTGCTTCAGAATTAAATGTGCTCTGCAGGCGCGCGACGATTTCTGCATTCATGCTGCGATTATTTGCTTTGGCAGCGACTTCGATATCTTCTCGTAGCTCGGCTGGAACACGTAATTTAAATTGGGGGTCTTCTCGGGTCATGTCGCAATAATGCACCACAGTGGTATTGACAGCAATTCCCCACCGTGGTCTACTAAACCAATGCCACCACGGTGGGGTATTAATTAAGGAGAAGAAGTGAAGAATGCACGAACGTTACCGCAATTTAATTTGAGATTAACAGCAGAGCTAAAAGGTTGGCTGATTGGTGAGGCGGAGAAAAATTGCCGCAGTCTAACTGGTGAAATCAACGCAATTTTAGGAGAGGTAAAGCGACAAAGGGAAAGTCATGCAAGCCCAACACATCAGGCAAGCCACTGAAATAGAAAAGCCCCAAAGTGCTAGAACACTTTGGGGCCATATATGAAAACCACATCTCAAAGGAGCTTCATATGAAGCCTAATAATAGCACACCTAGTAAATTACAAGCCGTGCCAGATATCGGCATTGTATCTATTTACCATTTTTTACATCAACACCAAGTTCGCGTTGTTTTACGTGCTGATGGTGAAGTTTGGTTTGTTGCTGCCGATGTTTGCGCTGCGCTGGGTTTGGCCAACCCAACCATGGCTGTTCAACGCCTTGATGACGATGAACACGCCCTAAGTACTATTGAGGGCCTTAGCCGCATGGCTGGCGGTAACGAAAAGGTCAATATCATCAGTGAATCTGGTCTGTATTCAATGGTACTGACGAGTCGGAAAGAGGAGGCCAAAGCCTTCAAACGCTGGATCACCACAGAAGTATTGCCGGGTATTCGCAAGCAAGGGTTTTATTTTGCCGGTGGTGAGCTCACTCGCGAGCGTTTATCCATGGTGAAACTGGCGCGCCAGCTCACACTAGATGTCGCAAAAAACAAAGACGCGTTTGCCCGAGCTGTACTTTATGGCTTGTTGGTAGAAGTGGCGAGCGCTTTAGGTCAGCCGATTCCGAATGAAAAGCAACTGCCAGCACTCCCAGCGGTAAATGAGGTGAACCATGGCTAAAGCATTCAACCCCTTGCGAGAAGCGCGGCGTGCCATGCAAGCGCTAGAAGAAGCAGATCAAATAGCACGGCAGATGAATGTTCAAGCCCCGATTCCCTATTTATATGCGATCGAGCGAGCCAAATCGCGCTTGGATTATTTGCTACGCCACGCGGAGGATCGGCCATGATCCCCGCCAGCCTACCACCGGCCCCCATTATTCCGATTCATATCTTGCTCGACCCGCGTGGGCTAGGGTCGTTTGATGATGATGTTGCCCCGTATCTGGCGCAAGGCTATCGAATTTTTTGCATTGATGCGCTGCGTGGTCGATACGAAGCGCGCTTGATTCAAACCACAGTCATTCACTAAAAGGCTTAAAAATGGATAAAGACATTCACCCGCTCATTCACAAATTAGAGCAGCATGGTGCGGCACTACAGGATTTATCTGACCTGCTCAGTTCAGCAGGTGGTATTGATCCAAACGCCAAGCGTACCGTGCATTTACTAGACATCATCGCGCGAGATCATCGCAATACGGTCACTGAATTAAGCAAGGTGCTGCCGATTAACGAAACGTTGTAGCGTGCCCTTTTTGGAGCCTTTTTTGGCTTGACCATTCCCCCTACCCTGTTGTGCAAGCGATGTTGAATCGCTAGTGCGGCGGGGTTTTTTTATTTCCTCCCATTTGTCCGCCGCACTCATTTTTTACGAGAGATGGCATGGGCAAACGCATCATCAAACTTTCCGCATCAAATACACCCACCGGTACAGTGCGCTTCCTGTCCGGCCTCCATGTGAAGCTGGGGGATGGTGAAGGACAAAAGCCGACTTGGATCACACTCACCCGCACCGGATCATTCACTGATCCACGCTATGGCCGCTTTGAAATCAGTCGCGACATGCTGTTGGCAATGGTGAAAAACTTTGATGCCAATACGGTTGGCCAAGATGTGTTTATCGATGTGAACCATGAGCCCAGTAAAGGCGCAGCAGCCAAGGTACAAAAGCTGGCGGTTGAAGGTGACCGTTTACGCGCACTGGTAGATTGGTCGCCGTATGGCATCGATGCGGTAAAAAACAAAGGCTACGCCTACCTCTCAGCCGAATACCACGAAAACTTTACCGACAACGAAGCGGGCAATCAGCACGGCTGCACCCTACTCGGCGCTGGACTCACCGTGCGTCCGGTGATCAAACGGCTAGACCCGGTCAAGCTTTCCGAATCTGAAACACCCGTCTTACTCCATCCAGAATTGCAATCCACCTTACTTGCGGAGATTCACGCCATGTGGAAAGAAAAAATTGATGCTTTACGTAAAAAACTACTCGCTCAAGGTTTGAGTACTGCGGCCGTTGAAACCATTTGCAACGCCGCATTAAAAACACTGACTGAAGCCCATATTGCTGATGAAGCGCAGGCCACGGTGATTTTGAGCCAACTCGAAAGCGGCGCCATCGCATT contains:
- a CDS encoding Arc family DNA-binding protein, which codes for MTREDPQFKLRVPAELREDIEVAAKANNRSMNAEIVARLQSTFNSEAKVSNLDLSQIIDAVRDVVRVEINTLNEKK
- a CDS encoding Arc family DNA-binding protein; this encodes MKNARTLPQFNLRLTAELKGWLIGEAEKNCRSLTGEINAILGEVKRQRESHASPTHQASH
- a CDS encoding BRO-N domain-containing protein gives rise to the protein MKPNNSTPSKLQAVPDIGIVSIYHFLHQHQVRVVLRADGEVWFVAADVCAALGLANPTMAVQRLDDDEHALSTIEGLSRMAGGNEKVNIISESGLYSMVLTSRKEEAKAFKRWITTEVLPGIRKQGFYFAGGELTRERLSMVKLARQLTLDVAKNKDAFARAVLYGLLVEVASALGQPIPNEKQLPALPAVNEVNHG